One genomic segment of Ascochyta rabiei chromosome 20, complete sequence includes these proteins:
- a CDS encoding F-actin-capping protein subunit alpha yields MSRSSALGSFVESAPPGELADVSKAIKSILGDGNVETELAPAYEKYNEEQFTTTKLPGGSTEMLVSPYNSLGEGRYYDVETQSSFDFDHAAQKASAVQSYVVESQHEDLVKSLVKSLGTHTSEHYPRSSHGVFPIEDDSQLALVTVANKYSPSNYWNGRWRSCYLYNPSSGSLTGAIKVDVHYYEDGNVRLLTNKDVSLSVSPGASASEVVRQIATVEKKYQEDLNKAFGSLSEGAFKSLRRQLPITRQKIEWEKISGYRLGQDIGGGARR; encoded by the exons ATGTCACGATCGTCGGCCCTCGGCTCTTTCGTCGAGTCTGCGCCTCCTGGCGAG CTTGCGGACGTCAGCAAGGCAATCAAGTCCATTCTCGGCGACGGCAACGTCGAGACGGAGCTTGCGCCCGCTTACGAGAAGTACAACGAGGAGCAATTCACCACCACGAAGCTCCCCGGCGGCAGCACCGAGATGCTCGTCAGCCCCTACAACTCCCTCGGCGAAGGACGCTACTACGATGTCGAGACACAGAGCTCCTTCGACTTCGACCATGCAGCACAGAAGGCCAGCGCCGTGCAGAGCTACGTAGTGGAGAGCCAGCACGAGGATCTGGT CAAGAGTCTTGTCAAGAGCCTTGGAACCCACACCTCTGAACACTACCCCAGGTCCTCGCACGGCGTCTTTCCCATCGAAGACGACTCGCAGCTCGCCCTCGTGACGGTCGCAAACAAGTACTCGCCCTCGAACTACTGGAACGGCCGGTGGCGCTCGTGCTACTTGTACAACCCCTCGAGCGGCAGCTTGACCGGCGCAATCAAGGTCGATGTCCACTACTACGAAGACGGCAACGTACGTCTGCTCACCAACAAGGACGTCAGCCTGAGTGTGAGCCCTGGCGCGAGCGCGAGTGAGGTGGTAAGGCAGATTGCAACAGTCGAGAAGAAGTACCAGGAGGACCTGAACAAGGCTTTTGGCAGTTTGAGCGAGGGCGCGTTCAAGAGCCTTAGGAGACAGCTGCCAATCACGAGGCAGAAGATTGAGTGGGAGAAGATCAGCGGGTACAGATTGGGGCAAGATATCGGTGGTGGTGCGAGGCGATGA
- a CDS encoding ESCRT-0 subunit protein hse1: MFRAQSNLFDDVVVKATDENLTSENWEYILDVCDKVGSADTGAQQAVAAMIKRLAHRNANVQLYTLELANALSQNCGVPMHKELASRSFTDALLRLANDRNTHQQVKAKILERMGEWSDMFSRDPDLGIMQGAYNKLKSQNPNLRAPSKPQKTQISDTDRQKEEEELQMALAMSIRESKGSAPATAKSNAPQDASAGASSSAQPAQAPAPAPQGTTAATVSRVRALYDFQPSEPGELQFKKGDIIAVLESVYKDWWKGSLRGQTGIFPLNYVEKLQDPTREELEREAQMEAEVFAQIRNVEKLLALLSTSSQGGGDVRDNEEITELYHSTLAIRPKLIELIGKYSQKKDDFTQLNEKFIKGRRDYESLLEASMTQAAQPAYGGRPAYGAYSAPSPSQYAGYPPSAATPQQDPSRFYGAGAPPSQGPSGQYPPAGSTPAFFMVPPGEQRQQPTPAPQAGPPSNAYNDPSLSRVPVGRPQSFAPQELSTGHYDSPVDNRQSFHGAPQGAPPAGQEYPYPPAQQQSQPPGYPPQSSAPPQNPYDHITSPPPQPQPQPHDQQPSSDPYAPGPQQNQYGYPPQQQPSQPGYAPPAPPGATGSPAPQSQAYLPYRPGGQAPSAPVGGDGGEEGFYR, translated from the exons ATGTTTCGCGCGCAGTCGAACCTCTTTGACGATGTTGTCGTCAAGGCTACGGATGAGAATCTGACGAGCGAGAACTGGGAATACATACTG GATGTATGCGACAAGGTTGGATCTGCAGACACTGGCGCCCAGCAAGCCGTTGCGGCCATGATCAAGCGCCTGGCGCACCGCAACGCCAACGTGCAGCTCTACACCCTCGAGCTCGCCAACGCCCTCAGCCAGAACTGCGGGGTGCCGATGCACAAGGAGTTGGCCTCTCGCAGCTTCACAGACGCGCTACTGAGGCTCGCCAACGACCGAAACACACACCAGCAAGTCAAGGCCAAGATCCTCGAACGTATGGGAGAGTGGTCGGACATGTTCTCCCGTGATCCAGACCTCGGCATCATGCAGGGCGCCTACAACAAGCTGAAGTCGCAGA ATCCCAATCTGCGAGCACCTTCGAAACCACAAAAGACGCAGATCTCCGATACCGACCGccagaaggaggaggaggagttGCAGATGGCGCTGGCCATGTCGATACGAGAGTCCAAGGGCTCCGCCCCTGCCACCGCCAAGTCGAATGCTCCTCAAGACGCAAGCGCAGGCGCCAGCTCCAGCGCACAGCCTGCACAGGCCCCGGCGCCAGCACCACAAGGAACCACCGCAGCAACTGTCTCGCGAGTACGCGCCTTGTACGACTTCCAGCCTTCGGAACCCGGCGAGCTGCAGTTCAAAAAGGGCGACATCATTGCGGTACTCGAGTCGGTGTACAAGGACTGGTGGAAGGGCTCGCTGCGTGGACAGACCGGCATTTTCCCTCTCAACTACGTCGAGAAGCTGCAGGACCCCACACGAGAGGAGTTGGAGAGGGAGGCACAGATGGAGGCAGAGGTCTTTGCGCAGATTCGAAACGTGGAGAAGCTGCTCGCGCTGCTCAGCACAAGCTCACAAGGCGGAGGCGACGTTCGGGACAACGAGGAGATCACAGAGCTCTACCACTCGACGCTAGCCATCAGGCCGAAGCTGATCGAGCTGATTGGCAAGTACTCGCAGAAGAAGG ACGACTTCACACAACTGAATGAGAAGTTCATCAAGGGCCGCCGTGACTACGAATCGCTACTTGAGGCTTCGATGACACAGGCAGCACAGCCGGCATACGGCGGCCGTCCAGCCTATGGCGCTTACAGCGCACCGTCTCCATCTCAATACGCTGGTTATCCACCCAGCGCCGCAACACCTCAGCAGGATCCAAGCCGCTTCTACGGCGCTGGAGCACCACCTTCACAAGGCCCGTCTGGCCAATACCCTCCAGCAGGCTCAACCCCTGCCTTCTTCATGGTTCCTCCCGGCGAACAGCGTCAGCAACCAACCCCAGCACCTCAGGCCGGCCCCCCATCCAACGCCTACAACGACCCATCTCTCAGTAGGGTGCCTGTCGGCCGGCCCCAAAGCTTTGCACCTCAAGAGCTGTCAACAGGGCACTACGACTCGCCCGTCGACAACCGCCAGTCCTTCCACGGCGCCCCGCAAGGCGCTCCTCCAGCAGGGCAGGAGTATCCCTATCCGCCCGCCCAGCAGCAAAGCCAACCCCCAGGCTACCCTCCCCAATCCTCCGCACCCCCTCAGAACCCTTACGACCACATCACCTCTCCGCcgccgcagccgcagccgcagccgcaTGATCAGCAACCCTCATCCGACCCCTATGCCCCCGGCCCGCAGCAAAACCAGTACGGATACCCACCACAGCAACAGCCGTCACAGCCCGGCTACGCACCCCCCGCGCCCCCGGGCGCTACGGGCAGTCCCGCACCGCAGAGCCAGGCGTATCTTCCGTACCGGCCTGGCGGGCAGGCGCCAAGTGCACCTGTGGGAGGTGATGGTGGGGAGGAGGGGTTTTACAGGTGA
- a CDS encoding Non-specific serine/threonine protein kinase — protein MDERDSSKAAQAHRRLSKKTRERAPPPVAYNNKYSTASSLKRAPSAASYFERSGSYTSGLGISPAAGSSSHPASSSSSSLRRSPSLLTPLTESRTVDASGAYPFHDAANTTTASASPTATASASTTTTTSRLPSAHQLTGDSFTHIVAAAHNSKQPRPPGPVHAHTLDAHSQPSRFKKPPRLRQSTSFQQLARRMDTPPSGSKSPRNRYSDEGDGAKSRRPDSSKKKGTFSTFMSNMLGSPRRPTISTPTNPMHVTHVSIDNETGEFTGLPKEWQRMLQQNGITEQEQKQHPQAAMDVVNFYKNNAEKNGDDDVWEKMGAAHPHHQSFNPAYGSAQPLSPPQSPRFPRNEHDSFENPRAPPPVPLPRSLTSPVANTPQLNGSIVSHRPAPRPPGAASTSANLVPARAAPAAPAQIVTQQPPRQENDTPQLVYASPQATDSAYGTSASSAPRSRANTTGGTPPQYESPSNSQTAISSAQQYQQQQAQAMAAVQHSMSVHKQQQQQPPQQPPHLGRSVSQKVPQSQPFNHGPPAHVQPSPQQQLAQQMDPQNIPLPSQQARVGPAPRPRQRPRQSQGPDIVAKLNAICTNADPTLRYRQLNKIGQGASGGVYQAYEIGTNKCVAIKQMNLEQQPKKDLIINEILVMKDSRHKNIVNFMDSFLVRGDLWVVMEYMEGGSLTDVVTFNIMSEGQIAAVCREVLHGLQHLHSKGVIHRDIKSDNILLSLEGNIKLTDFGFCAQINEHHNKRTTMVGTPYWMAPEVVTRKEYGRKVDIWSLGIMAIEMIEGEPPYLNESPLRALWLIATNGTPTIKEEHALSPVFRDFLGFSLKVDPDKRASAHDLLVHPFIQTSEPLNTLSPLVLSARKARADERKKKGGM, from the exons ATGGACGAGCGAGACAGCAGCAAGGCGGCACAGGCCCACCGCCGCCTGTCCAAGAAGACACGAGAGCGCGCACCGCCGCCCGTCGCGTACAATAACAAGTACAGCACCGCCAGCAGCCTGAAGCGTGCCCCGTCTGCCGCCTCGTACTTTGAGCGCTCCGGCAGCTACACCTCCGGCCTTGGCATCTCTCCAGCCgccggcagcagcagccatcctgcctcgtcgtcgtccagCAGCCTCCGCCGCTCGCCCTCGCTGCTCACGCCGCTGACCGAGAGCCGCACGGTGGATGCGAGCGGCGCATACCCCTTCCACGACGCCGCCAACACTACCACCGCCTCCGCCAGccccaccgccaccgccagcgccagcaccaccaccaccacctccagaCTCCCCTCGGCCCACCAACTCACCGGCGACTCCTTCACCCACAtcgtcgccgccgcccaCAACTCCAAGCAGCCCCGCCCCCCCGGCCCCGTCCACGCCCACACGCTCGACGCCCACTCGCAGCCCTCACGCTTCAAGAAGCCCCCGCGCCTGCGCCAGTCCACGTCCTTCCAGCAGCTCGCCCGCAGGATGGACACGCCGCCCTCGGGCTCCAAGAGCCCGCGCAACCGCTACAGCGACGAAGGCGATGGCGCAAAGAGCCGCAGGCCCGACAGCAGCAAGAAAAAGGGCACCTTCTCCACCTTCATGAGCAACATGCTGGGCTCGCCGCGCCGCCCTACCATCTCCACCCCCACCAACCCCATGCACGTCACCCACGTCAGCATCGACAACGAGACGGGCGAGTTCACC GGTCTCCCCAAGGAATGGCAGCGCATGCTGCAGCAGAATGGCATCACAGAGCAGGAGCAGAAGCAGCACCCCCAGGCCGCCATGGACGTCGTCAACTTCTACAAGAACAACGCCGAGAAGaacggcgacgacgacgtctGGGAGAAGATGGGCGCTGCCCACCCCCACCACCAGTCCTTCAACCCCGCCTACGGATCCGCCCAGCCCCTCAGTCCCCCGCAAAGTCCACGATTTCCACGCAACGAGCACGACAGCTTCGAAAACCCCAGAGCTCCGCCCCCCGTACCGCTACCCCGCAGCTTGACCTCGCCCGTCGCCAACACGCCTCAGCTCAATGGCTCCATCGTCTCTCACCGACCCGCTCCTCGCCCGCCCGGCGCTGCTTCGACTTCAGCGAACCTCGTCCCGGCCCGAGCTGCCCCTGCCGCCCCTGCCCAGATCGTCACCCAGCAACCTCCTCGCCAGGAGAACGACACGCCCCAGCTCGTCTATGCTTCTCCCCAGGCTACAGACAGCGCATATGGCACCTCTGCTTCCTCGGCACCGCGCAGCCGCGCCAACACCACAGGCGGGACACCTCCGCAATACGAGTCTCCCTCCAACAGCCAGACTGCCATCTCGTCTGCTCAGCAATaccagcaacagcaagcCCAAGCCATGGCTGCTGTTCAGCATTCCATGAGTGTACacaagcagcagcagcagcagccgccgCAGCAGCCGCCACATCTCGGTCGAAGTGTCAGCCAGAAAGTACCGCAATCGCAGCCCTTCAACCATGGGCCTCCAGCACACGTACAGCCCTCGCCGCAGCAACAGCTTGCTCAGCAAATGGACCCACAGAACATCCCTCTACCCTCGCAGCAGGCACGCGTTGGCCCAGCGCCTCGTCCTAGGCAACGGCCAAGGCAGAGCCAAGGTCCTGATATCGTCGCCAAGCTCAATGCAATCTGCACAAACGCCGACCCTACCCTCCGATACCGTCAGCTGAACAAGATCGGCCAGGGCGCTTCTGGTGGCGTGTACCAGGCCTATGAAATCGGCACCAACAAGTGTGTCGCTATCAAGCAGATGAACCTCGAACAGCAGCCCAAGAAAGACTTGATCATCAACGAGATTCTGGTCATGAAGGACAGCAGGCACAAGAACATTGTCAACTTCATGGACAGCTTCCTCGTACGAGGTGATCTCTGGGTTGTCATGGAGTACATGGAGGGTGGCAGCTTGACTGATGTAGTCACCTTCAACATCATGTCAGAGGGTCAGATCGCCGCGGTCTGCAGGGAAGTCCTGCACGGTCTTCAGCATCTGCACTCCAAGGGCGTCATCCACCGAGACATCAAATCGGACAACATCCTTCTGTCCCTCGAAGGCAACATCAAGCTCA CCGATTTCGGTTTCTGCGCGCAGATCAACGAGCACCACAACAAGCGCACGACAATGGTCGGAACTCCATACTGGATGGCACCCGAGGTGGTCACACGCAAGGAGTACGGCCGCAAAGTTGATATCTGGTCGCTGGGCATCATGGCCATCGAGATGATCGAAGGAGAACCGCCCTACTTGAACGAGAGCCCTCTCCGTGCGCTCTGGCTGATTGCGACAAACGGCACGCCTACCATCAAGGAAGAACACGCCTTGTCTCCAGTCTTCCGTGACTTTCTCGGATTCTCACTGAAGGTCGATCCTGACAAGCGTGCGAGTGCCCATGATCTTCTCGTG CACCCCTTTATCCAGACTTCAGAACCGCTCAACACACTGTCGCCCTTGGTCTTGTCTGCGCGGAAAGCAAGAGCTGacgagaggaagaagaagggcggTATGTGA